A window of the Glaciimonas sp. CA11.2 genome harbors these coding sequences:
- a CDS encoding 4-oxalomesaconate tautomerase, which produces MTTTFNTESDLLPVPCMLMRGGTSRGPFFLNSDLPQDRALRDSILLAVMGSPDRRQIDGLGGAHPLTSKAGIVGLSSKPGVDLEFLFAQLQPDNNTVDTTPNCGNMLAAVVPFALERGIIVAQGDTTTVRVLTLNTGMQCDITVQTPNGRMQYGGDARIDGVPGTSAPVTINFLDTAGSVCPALLPTGRALDTIAVQGSNVAPFTIDATLIDNGMPMVLVRAADLNRSGNETVAQLDADTELKGKLEALRLQAGPMMGLGDVSKKNYPKMCLLALPQAAGNIITRCFIPHVCHDAIGVLAAVTVATACVLEGSVAQGLAVVPDGITKIISVEHPTGEFSVELGLDPAHPQSVTRAALLRTARLIMRGEVMIPASAWKGK; this is translated from the coding sequence ATGACCACCACATTTAACACTGAATCTGATCTGCTTCCAGTGCCTTGCATGCTGATGCGTGGTGGCACCTCACGCGGACCATTCTTCCTCAACTCCGACTTGCCGCAGGATCGGGCCTTGCGCGACAGCATATTGCTGGCCGTCATGGGTTCGCCGGACCGCCGCCAGATTGATGGACTGGGAGGGGCTCATCCGCTGACCAGCAAAGCTGGCATCGTAGGCCTCAGCAGCAAGCCCGGCGTTGACCTCGAATTCCTGTTTGCGCAATTGCAGCCCGACAACAACACGGTCGATACCACGCCTAACTGCGGCAATATGCTGGCCGCCGTTGTCCCGTTCGCGCTAGAGCGCGGCATCATCGTTGCCCAAGGCGACACCACGACCGTCAGAGTGTTGACCCTGAACACCGGCATGCAATGCGACATCACAGTCCAAACACCAAACGGTCGGATGCAATATGGCGGCGATGCCAGAATCGACGGCGTACCCGGTACATCCGCACCCGTCACTATTAACTTCCTCGATACAGCCGGTTCAGTATGCCCTGCGTTGCTGCCAACGGGACGCGCACTGGACACCATCGCCGTGCAAGGTAGTAACGTTGCGCCTTTCACCATCGACGCGACACTGATTGACAATGGCATGCCGATGGTGCTGGTAAGGGCTGCGGATCTCAACCGCAGTGGTAACGAGACCGTGGCACAGCTAGACGCCGACACCGAACTGAAGGGAAAACTAGAAGCCTTACGGCTACAGGCAGGCCCGATGATGGGACTGGGCGACGTCAGTAAAAAAAATTATCCAAAGATGTGCCTGCTTGCCCTACCACAAGCCGCAGGTAATATTATTACCCGCTGTTTCATTCCTCACGTCTGTCACGACGCCATCGGCGTACTAGCCGCAGTGACCGTGGCCACCGCTTGCGTACTGGAAGGATCGGTCGCCCAAGGCTTGGCTGTCGTCCCGGATGGCATCACCAAAATCATATCTGTCGAGCATCCGACCGGTGAATTTAGCGTCGAACTCGGACTGGATCCTGCTCATCCACAAAGCGTTACCCGCGCCGCCCT
- a CDS encoding LysR family transcriptional regulator: MPILNLHHLHVFSTVAATGGIRRSADLLYRASSAVGRSVAALEKHLEIQLFERKGNGMLLTAAGETVRLRAHIIEAELRDVRDDAVRFAAREGGFVGSMEALFNERRLQSAVLLADVHHMPSVARVMGMSQSAISQAITKLEDALGQTLFRRTAQGMMPTDAGTRWILRFNRALVELDHIVSDVAALKGVLEGVITVGALPLARTLVLPTAITSILKKYPQLRVRSLESTYEELTAGLLSGRVDFIIGALRTPTENGLQASTLLQDETAVIARADHPLASKSVLSFDDLQQYAWVLSRAGTPLRASLEQFFQDHGRKSPQPAAETGDLALLRGLLVSSDMITVLSAHQLHYEITTGQLTVLRFPMDGLNRQIGVTTRAGAYLSPGANALLAELQSVAKIWQ, from the coding sequence ATGCCTATCCTGAACCTTCACCATCTTCATGTATTTAGCACCGTTGCTGCCACGGGAGGGATACGTCGCTCTGCGGACCTGTTGTATCGCGCGTCTTCTGCGGTGGGGAGATCGGTGGCGGCGCTGGAAAAACACCTTGAAATTCAGCTGTTTGAGCGCAAAGGAAACGGTATGCTATTGACGGCGGCCGGAGAAACCGTGCGCTTGCGGGCCCACATTATCGAGGCGGAGTTGCGCGATGTTCGCGATGACGCGGTGCGGTTTGCTGCGCGCGAAGGCGGCTTTGTTGGGAGCATGGAAGCACTGTTTAATGAGCGCCGCCTGCAGAGCGCGGTCCTGCTGGCTGACGTGCATCACATGCCAAGCGTGGCACGTGTGATGGGCATGTCGCAGTCGGCGATTAGCCAGGCGATAACAAAACTGGAGGACGCTCTTGGGCAGACGCTGTTCCGTCGTACCGCGCAAGGGATGATGCCTACTGACGCTGGAACACGCTGGATTTTACGATTCAATCGCGCGCTGGTGGAACTGGATCATATCGTTTCCGACGTTGCCGCGCTAAAGGGCGTGCTCGAAGGCGTCATCACGGTGGGTGCGCTTCCGCTTGCGCGCACGTTGGTGCTGCCCACTGCGATCACATCCATACTGAAAAAGTATCCGCAACTGCGGGTGCGTTCATTGGAAAGCACCTACGAAGAACTCACCGCAGGACTGCTTAGCGGTCGGGTTGATTTCATTATCGGCGCGCTACGAACCCCAACCGAGAACGGGCTGCAAGCATCGACCTTGCTGCAGGACGAGACGGCAGTGATTGCCCGAGCCGACCATCCGTTGGCATCAAAGTCTGTGCTGAGCTTTGATGATTTGCAACAGTACGCTTGGGTATTGTCCCGCGCCGGGACGCCGCTGCGAGCGTCGCTGGAACAATTTTTTCAAGACCACGGTAGAAAATCGCCACAACCCGCAGCAGAAACAGGAGACCTTGCCCTCCTTCGCGGACTGCTTGTGTCAAGCGATATGATCACTGTGCTGTCTGCCCATCAGCTGCATTATGAAATTACCACTGGGCAGTTGACGGTATTGCGGTTTCCAATGGATGGTCTCAACCGGCAAATTGGCGTGACAACGCGTGCTGGCGCGTACTTGTCTCCCGGTGCAAATGCGCTGCTGGCAGAACTTCAATCCGTGGCCAAAATCTGGCAATAG
- a CDS encoding MFS transporter, translating into MTTSQTLDVRAYINDRKMTGYQWLLLGLCFLIVATDGMDVAIMGFLAPGITKEWGIGRAVFGLVMSAAPLGLAIGALLVGPLSDRFGRKKLLMTAVALFSIFSILSAYSTGVTSLSVLRFLTGLGLGAAMPSTTTLLSEYLPERSRSTLLALMFTGFNLGSALVGFGAAALLPHYGWRTVLMVGGAIPLACLPFYLWLIPESARFLVVRNFPSDKIARTLRRVCGGSFSSGTRFLLNEPPVQKGMPVKALLSPSYRKMTIALWVTYFMGLLVIYLLSGWLPTLIKDAGLPIERAANLTALFQLGGTVGALAVGYYMDKLTPNRVIATAYIGGAIFIVLLASGSAISSLFGVYVLLAGFCMSGAQTGMNAFAPACYPTAVRATGVSWMLGIGRFGSISGSFAGGLMLSMGWGFSAVIAILAVPAMIAAFSIVFTRFAPRAASA; encoded by the coding sequence ATGACTACTTCTCAAACGCTCGATGTTCGGGCTTATATTAATGACCGGAAAATGACCGGTTACCAATGGTTATTGCTTGGGCTTTGCTTTCTCATCGTGGCGACTGATGGTATGGATGTCGCCATCATGGGTTTTCTCGCACCGGGCATCACCAAAGAGTGGGGTATTGGCCGTGCGGTCTTTGGTCTTGTGATGAGCGCCGCCCCACTCGGGCTGGCTATCGGCGCATTGCTTGTCGGCCCGCTATCGGACCGATTCGGTCGCAAAAAACTATTAATGACCGCCGTGGCGTTGTTCAGTATATTCAGCATCCTTAGCGCCTACAGTACAGGCGTGACATCGTTATCCGTGCTGCGCTTTCTGACCGGACTTGGGTTAGGTGCGGCCATGCCGAGTACTACCACGCTGTTATCAGAGTATCTGCCCGAGCGGTCGCGCAGCACGTTGTTGGCGTTGATGTTCACCGGCTTTAATCTCGGTTCGGCACTGGTCGGGTTCGGTGCCGCGGCGTTGTTGCCGCATTACGGATGGCGTACGGTGTTGATGGTCGGCGGTGCGATTCCTCTGGCCTGTCTGCCATTTTATTTGTGGCTCATACCTGAATCAGCACGCTTTTTGGTGGTACGAAACTTTCCCAGTGACAAGATCGCGCGTACTCTACGAAGAGTTTGCGGTGGCAGCTTTTCCAGCGGCACGCGCTTCCTCCTGAATGAACCACCGGTGCAAAAAGGTATGCCTGTAAAAGCATTACTGTCGCCGTCCTATCGCAAGATGACGATCGCGCTATGGGTTACCTATTTCATGGGATTGCTGGTCATCTATCTTCTCAGCGGCTGGCTGCCGACGCTCATTAAAGATGCTGGCCTGCCAATCGAGCGTGCCGCTAATCTCACCGCACTGTTCCAGCTCGGTGGCACCGTAGGGGCTTTGGCCGTAGGTTACTACATGGACAAATTGACGCCGAACCGTGTTATTGCAACGGCATATATCGGCGGCGCGATATTCATTGTGCTGTTGGCTTCGGGTAGCGCCATCTCCAGCTTGTTCGGCGTCTACGTACTGCTTGCTGGCTTCTGCATGAGCGGCGCGCAGACCGGCATGAATGCTTTTGCACCGGCGTGCTATCCGACTGCGGTGAGAGCGACGGGCGTGAGCTGGATGTTGGGTATAGGCCGCTTTGGCAGCATCTCTGGCTCATTTGCCGGTGGTCTGATGCTATCGATGGGATGGGGATTCAGCGCGGTCATCGCTATTCTTGCAGTGCCCGCGATGATTGCAGCATTTTCAATTGTTTTCACCAGGTTTGCCCCCCGCGCCGCGAGCGCATAA
- a CDS encoding gallate dioxygenase codes for MANIIGAIASSHTPTIGFALDTGKQQDPAWAPIFKAYEPVRQWLSEKKPDVILMIYNDHVTSFFFDHYSAFALGIGDSWRVADEGGGARALPPVDGHPALSRHIGASLMADEFDMSFFQDKGLDHGCFSPLSILWPNTPSWPGAIVPLQVGVLQFPVPSARRCYKLGNALRRAIESYPDDIKVVLVATGGLSHQVHGERAGFNNTPWDHEFLNLIENDPESLTNMTHADFARLGGFESAEVIMWLIMRGAMSSHIKCLHKDYYLPSMTGIAVALYENDATASETITARAREEHMNHMNHQLAGIEKLPGTYPFSLETSVRTYRINQYLHQLVEPEFRVRFLGDAESTFEEAGLTEVERKMITERDWRAMIHYGVIFFLLEKLGAVVGVSNLHIYAAMRGESLDTFRQTRNAPGALYSVAGKVDKDLAWNSEIRK; via the coding sequence ATGGCCAACATCATCGGCGCGATAGCGTCATCCCACACTCCCACGATTGGCTTTGCGCTGGATACCGGCAAACAACAGGACCCAGCTTGGGCGCCCATCTTCAAGGCTTACGAACCGGTCAGGCAATGGCTTTCAGAAAAAAAACCAGATGTGATTCTGATGATCTACAACGATCACGTCACCTCTTTCTTTTTCGATCATTATTCTGCGTTCGCGCTCGGCATCGGTGACTCCTGGCGGGTTGCAGATGAAGGCGGCGGTGCGCGTGCATTGCCGCCAGTGGACGGCCATCCCGCACTGTCGCGGCATATCGGTGCGTCGCTCATGGCCGACGAGTTCGATATGTCTTTTTTCCAGGATAAAGGGCTGGACCACGGCTGCTTTTCTCCGCTCTCTATTCTGTGGCCAAACACACCAAGCTGGCCCGGTGCCATCGTGCCACTGCAGGTGGGCGTGCTGCAATTCCCGGTGCCATCCGCACGCCGTTGTTACAAGCTGGGTAATGCGTTACGACGTGCAATTGAAAGCTATCCCGACGATATAAAGGTCGTACTGGTTGCCACCGGTGGACTATCTCACCAAGTACATGGTGAGCGCGCCGGATTTAACAATACCCCGTGGGACCACGAATTTCTGAACCTGATTGAAAACGACCCTGAGTCCCTCACCAACATGACCCATGCCGATTTTGCGCGGCTAGGCGGATTTGAAAGCGCCGAGGTCATCATGTGGTTGATCATGCGCGGCGCTATGTCAAGTCACATCAAGTGCCTGCATAAAGACTACTACCTGCCGTCCATGACCGGCATCGCCGTTGCGCTGTATGAGAACGATGCTACCGCGTCAGAGACTATCACTGCGCGCGCACGTGAAGAACACATGAACCACATGAATCATCAGCTAGCGGGTATCGAAAAACTACCAGGAACCTATCCTTTTAGCCTTGAGACCAGTGTCCGAACCTACCGCATAAACCAGTATCTCCATCAACTGGTAGAGCCAGAATTTCGGGTACGTTTTCTTGGCGATGCCGAAAGCACCTTTGAGGAAGCGGGGTTGACCGAGGTGGAGAGGAAGATGATTACTGAGCGCGACTGGCGGGCCATGATTCACTACGGCGTTATTTTCTTTTTGTTAGAAAAGCTAGGAGCAGTCGTCGGAGTGTCCAACCTGCATATTTATGCCGCCATGCGCGGCGAATCATTGGATACATTTCGCCAGACGCGCAATGCGCCAGGTGCACTGTATTCGGTGGCAGGAAAGGTAGATAAGGATTTAGCATGGAATAGCGAAATCAGGAAATGA
- a CDS encoding recombinase family protein → MLVGYMRVSKADGSQNTNLQHDAMVAAGVDPKHLYEDQASGKREDRPSLTACLKALREGDTLVVWKLDRLGRNLRHLINTVHDLTGRGVGLKVLSGDGVAIDTTTAAGKLVFGIFAALAEFERELISERTIAGLASARARGRKGGRPFKMTPAKLRLAMAAMGQPETTVGDLCDEMGITRQTLYRHVSPQGELRPDGQKLL, encoded by the coding sequence ATGCTAGTTGGCTACATGCGCGTATCAAAGGCGGACGGCTCCCAGAACACCAACTTGCAGCACGATGCTATGGTGGCTGCTGGCGTCGATCCAAAACATCTTTATGAAGACCAAGCTTCTGGCAAACGAGAAGATCGCCCCAGCCTCACCGCGTGCCTCAAAGCATTGCGCGAAGGCGATACCTTGGTGGTGTGGAAACTGGATCGGCTCGGCCGGAATTTACGTCATCTCATCAACACGGTGCATGATCTAACCGGTCGAGGTGTGGGACTCAAGGTGTTATCCGGAGATGGTGTAGCAATAGATACCACGACCGCCGCTGGCAAACTGGTCTTTGGTATCTTCGCCGCGTTGGCTGAGTTCGAACGAGAACTCATTTCCGAACGTACCATTGCCGGACTGGCTTCGGCACGCGCCCGGGGCCGAAAAGGTGGGAGACCATTCAAAATGACACCTGCCAAGCTGCGTCTGGCAATGGCTGCCATGGGGCAGCCTGAGACAACCGTAGGCGATCTTTGCGACGAAATGGGAATTACCCGGCAGACGTTGTATCGGCACGTTTCTCCTCAAGGAGAACTCCGGCCGGACGGCCAGAAATTGCTATAA
- a CDS encoding Tn3 family transposase translates to MPVNFLTPSQIRSHGRYDGPPTVDELSRYFHLDDTDHALINTRREKHTRLGFALQLATVRFLGTFLDDPADVPNEVIRILSQQLAIDDGDYLSKYRNSRQRWEHAAEIRRHYGYREFAEYPVGFRLGRWLYALCWTGTDRPSVLFEHATTWLLTGKVLLPGATVLERFIARLRQRVETRLWRMLAHGLSLEQRMRLDDLLTVPAGNRNSTLDRLRTGPVMVSASALVRALLRIEAIRALEIRLPGTAKIPPSRIAALARFANTSKVTVVSRLPEARRMATLVAFVYTLEATAQDDALEVMEILLHQLFSGAMKVDQKARLRSLKDLDAAATVLAQACAFLLDVELPDKKLRATVFEKIQQERLAEAMQKVSPLVRPPQDVFYRELHARYLRVRRFLPSLLQHIHVGAGPAGRTVLEAIKYLHVHEIDHKRKIDPPMAIVTKAWLPHVIPGEGRLDQRAYMFCALDQLRSALRRRDVFAEPSWRYADPRKGLLSDADWTATRPVICRTLGFSSDVTPVLAGLATELDQTYRAVAARLPENPAVRIVCNNEQHDLVLSPLDKIEEPSYLLALRAEVAARLPRVDVAEILLEIAARTDFAEAFTHVSEREARAADLVTSVCAVLLAESCNTGFEPLVRQDVAALRRDRLSWVNQNYIRDETLIAVNMRLVSAQNKIGLAHACGGGEVASADGMRFVVPVRTVHAGPNPKYFGIGRGVTWYNMLSSQFTGLNAITVPGTLRDSLVLLAVVLEQQTELQPTHIMTDTGAYTDIIFGLFRLLGYRFSPRLANVGGTRFWRIDPDADYGPLDKIAKQRVNMALVAEQWDDILRLIGSLKLGRIPATGIMRTLQVGDRPTRLAKALAEFGRIEKSLHTLTFIDDETKRRNILIQLNRGESRHALARAIFHGKRGELHQRYREGQEDQLGALGLVANVIVLWNTIYMEAILNKLRCEGYVVIDEDVARLSPLIHEHINMMGRYSFAVPESVLRGELRPLRSPGDTDRESIP, encoded by the coding sequence GTGCCTGTTAATTTTCTTACTCCTAGTCAGATTCGGAGCCATGGCCGTTACGATGGTCCGCCTACCGTAGACGAACTCTCACGCTATTTTCATCTGGACGACACCGATCATGCGTTAATCAATACGCGTCGGGAAAAACACACCAGGCTTGGATTTGCACTTCAACTCGCCACCGTCCGGTTTCTCGGTACCTTTCTCGATGATCCGGCGGACGTCCCCAACGAAGTTATCAGGATACTGAGCCAGCAACTGGCGATTGACGATGGCGATTACCTTTCAAAATACCGCAATAGTCGGCAACGCTGGGAACACGCGGCTGAAATACGCAGGCATTACGGTTACCGGGAATTTGCCGAGTATCCGGTTGGTTTCCGTCTGGGGCGATGGCTCTATGCCTTGTGCTGGACCGGAACCGATCGGCCGAGCGTGCTGTTCGAGCACGCCACTACTTGGCTATTGACCGGCAAGGTTCTACTGCCAGGCGCGACCGTGCTGGAACGTTTTATCGCGCGATTACGGCAGCGCGTGGAAACGCGGCTCTGGCGCATGTTGGCGCACGGACTGAGTCTCGAACAGCGTATGCGGTTAGATGACTTACTCACGGTTCCGGCAGGCAACCGCAATTCGACGCTTGACCGACTGCGTACCGGTCCGGTTATGGTCAGTGCCTCGGCGCTGGTGCGCGCTCTTTTGCGCATCGAGGCCATTCGTGCGTTAGAAATTAGGTTGCCGGGGACGGCAAAAATTCCGCCGAGTCGCATTGCCGCGTTGGCCCGCTTCGCCAACACATCGAAAGTCACGGTGGTGTCTAGACTGCCTGAGGCACGCCGCATGGCAACGCTGGTGGCTTTCGTTTATACGCTGGAAGCCACAGCGCAGGACGATGCGTTGGAAGTCATGGAAATATTGCTGCATCAGTTGTTCAGCGGCGCGATGAAAGTTGATCAAAAAGCGCGCCTGCGAAGTCTGAAAGATCTGGATGCGGCAGCGACGGTGTTGGCGCAGGCTTGTGCATTTCTGCTCGACGTCGAATTGCCCGATAAAAAGTTGCGCGCAACGGTGTTCGAGAAAATTCAACAGGAACGACTCGCTGAAGCTATGCAAAAGGTGAGCCCCTTAGTTCGGCCGCCACAAGACGTTTTTTATCGGGAACTACACGCCCGTTATCTTAGGGTGCGGCGGTTTTTGCCTTCGCTACTACAACATATACATGTTGGTGCCGGACCCGCCGGCCGCACTGTGCTGGAAGCCATCAAATATCTGCATGTGCATGAAATCGATCATAAACGGAAGATCGATCCTCCGATGGCGATCGTGACGAAAGCATGGTTACCGCATGTGATCCCGGGAGAGGGCCGACTGGATCAACGAGCGTATATGTTTTGTGCGCTTGATCAGTTGCGTTCTGCATTGCGGCGACGCGATGTATTTGCTGAGCCAAGTTGGCGCTACGCCGATCCGCGCAAAGGATTATTGTCAGACGCCGACTGGACGGCGACGCGACCGGTTATTTGCCGCACGCTCGGATTTTCTTCGGACGTCACACCGGTGCTGGCGGGCTTGGCGACAGAACTGGATCAAACGTATCGCGCTGTGGCGGCACGCCTGCCGGAAAATCCGGCTGTGCGCATTGTGTGCAATAACGAGCAACATGATCTCGTTCTGAGTCCGCTTGACAAGATCGAAGAGCCATCCTACTTGCTGGCATTGCGAGCAGAAGTGGCGGCGCGTCTGCCGCGTGTCGATGTGGCGGAAATTCTGCTTGAGATTGCCGCCCGTACCGATTTTGCGGAGGCGTTCACGCATGTGAGCGAACGCGAGGCGCGGGCGGCCGACTTGGTCACCAGTGTCTGCGCCGTATTACTGGCCGAATCGTGCAACACCGGATTTGAGCCTTTGGTGCGGCAAGATGTCGCGGCCCTGCGACGTGATCGACTGTCTTGGGTCAATCAAAATTACATTCGCGATGAAACGCTGATTGCCGTGAACATGCGTCTGGTGTCGGCGCAAAACAAGATCGGATTGGCGCATGCCTGCGGCGGAGGCGAAGTCGCTTCTGCTGATGGCATGCGTTTCGTAGTTCCGGTGCGCACCGTGCACGCCGGACCAAATCCCAAGTATTTTGGTATAGGCCGCGGCGTTACCTGGTACAATATGCTGTCCAGCCAATTTACTGGCTTGAATGCCATCACGGTACCCGGTACATTGCGCGATAGCCTGGTCTTACTAGCCGTCGTGCTGGAACAGCAAACCGAGCTGCAGCCGACCCACATCATGACCGACACGGGCGCTTATACGGACATCATCTTCGGTCTGTTTAGATTGCTGGGATATCGCTTCAGTCCTCGCCTTGCCAATGTCGGTGGCACGCGGTTTTGGCGCATCGACCCCGATGCCGATTACGGCCCGCTCGACAAGATTGCGAAACAACGGGTCAACATGGCACTGGTCGCTGAGCAATGGGACGATATTTTGCGCTTAATCGGTTCGCTGAAGTTAGGACGGATACCGGCTACAGGGATCATGCGCACGCTGCAGGTCGGCGACCGGCCTACGCGACTGGCCAAAGCCCTGGCAGAATTCGGACGTATTGAGAAATCGTTACACACACTGACCTTCATCGATGATGAAACCAAACGCCGTAATATTCTGATTCAGCTAAACCGTGGCGAAAGCCGCCACGCTCTTGCGCGGGCCATATTCCACGGAAAACGTGGCGAGTTGCATCAGCGTTATCGAGAAGGCCAGGAAGACCAACTGGGTGCTTTGGGGCTGGTCGCCAATGTCATAGTATTGTGGAATACCATTTATATGGAAGCGATTTTGAACAAACTACGCTGTGAAGGTTACGTGGTGATAGACGAAGATGTGGCGCGATTGTCACCCTTGATTCATGAGCATATCAACATGATGGGACGCTATTCTTTCGCGGTTCCAGAATCTGTGCTTCGCGGAGAATTGCGACCGCTTAGGTCGCCGGGCGATACGGATAGGGAGTCTATTCCGTAA
- a CDS encoding ATP-binding protein gives MDKRENVIALGPSGVGKTHTALALGLAACQKGHSVAFTTAAALVHELMEARDEKRLRALQKQLTNVKLLIIDELGYVPFTAVGAELLFEVFSRRYEHGATLVTSNLPFDEWTSVLGSERLTGALLDRLTHHVHILEMNGESYRLATSKKRQQRNVKPNSTAEKGGANP, from the coding sequence TTGGCAAGACGCATACTGCGCTGGCACTAGGATTAGCTGCCTGTCAGAAAGGACACAGCGTTGCCTTTACGACGGCCGCCGCCCTGGTCCATGAACTGATGGAAGCGCGTGACGAGAAACGACTGCGTGCCTTGCAAAAGCAACTGACTAACGTGAAGTTACTGATTATCGATGAACTGGGCTATGTGCCGTTCACAGCGGTCGGTGCGGAATTGTTGTTTGAGGTCTTTAGCCGACGCTATGAGCACGGTGCCACGCTGGTGACCTCGAATTTACCGTTTGACGAGTGGACCAGCGTCCTCGGTTCGGAGCGGCTGACTGGCGCCTTGCTTGACCGGCTTACCCATCACGTCCACATCCTGGAAATGAACGGCGAATCGTATCGATTGGCCACCAGCAAGAAACGGCAACAGCGCAATGTCAAACCAAACAGCACTGCTGAAAAAGGAGGGGCCAACCCGTAA